Proteins found in one Thalassomonas actiniarum genomic segment:
- the zapE gene encoding cell division protein ZapE: MTGLSPLEKYQRDLQRDDFQYDAAQENAVKHLQRLYEDLQNRPLPVKGFKKVLNRWKKIYGKQDNTQIKGLYFWGGVGRGKTYLVDTFYDCLPFENKMRVHFHRFMHRVHQELKQHTGQSDPLKIIADRFASEVCIICFDEFFVSDITDAMILGALFEELFARKVTLVATSNIIPDELYRNGLQRARFLPAIALINQHTEVVNVDSGVDYRLRTLEQAEIYHFPLDNQAGENLNRYFEQLSCEPGEKGAAIEVNNRLLETVQASDGVVHFEFSQLCETARSQTDYMEISRMYHTVLLGNVTQMGPEHDDSARRFIALVDEFYERNVKLIMSGQVALENLYRDGRLSFEFKRCLSRLQEMQSHDYLAKEHLP; this comes from the coding sequence ATGACCGGCCTTTCACCGTTAGAAAAGTATCAAAGGGATCTGCAGCGGGATGACTTTCAATATGACGCCGCCCAGGAAAATGCCGTCAAACATCTGCAGCGTTTATATGAAGATCTGCAAAACAGGCCGCTGCCGGTAAAAGGCTTTAAAAAGGTGCTTAACCGCTGGAAGAAAATCTACGGTAAACAGGATAACACCCAGATCAAAGGCTTGTATTTTTGGGGGGGCGTCGGCCGGGGCAAAACCTACCTGGTGGATACCTTCTATGATTGCCTGCCGTTTGAAAATAAAATGCGGGTGCATTTTCACCGTTTTATGCACAGGGTACATCAGGAATTAAAGCAGCACACCGGGCAGTCGGATCCGCTGAAAATCATTGCTGACCGTTTTGCCAGTGAAGTGTGCATTATCTGTTTCGATGAATTTTTTGTCTCCGATATTACCGATGCCATGATCCTCGGGGCGTTATTTGAAGAGCTGTTTGCCCGTAAGGTCACCCTGGTGGCGACCTCGAATATTATCCCGGATGAGCTTTATCGCAACGGCCTGCAGCGGGCGCGTTTTTTACCTGCCATTGCCCTGATCAACCAGCATACCGAAGTGGTGAACGTCGACAGTGGGGTGGATTATCGCTTAAGGACCCTGGAGCAGGCGGAAATCTATCATTTCCCGCTTGATAATCAGGCCGGGGAAAACTTAAACCGCTACTTTGAGCAGCTTTCCTGCGAGCCGGGCGAAAAAGGGGCGGCAATAGAAGTGAATAACCGCTTACTGGAGACGGTACAGGCTTCCGATGGCGTGGTGCACTTTGAATTTTCCCAGTTATGCGAAACCGCCCGCAGTCAGACGGATTACATGGAAATCAGCCGTATGTACCATACCGTGCTGCTGGGCAATGTCACGCAAATGGGGCCGGAACATGATGACAGCGCCCGGCGTTTTATTGCCCTGGTGGATGAGTTTTATGAGCGTAATGTTAAACTTATCATGTCGGGGCAAGTGGCGCTGGAAAACCTGTATCGCGACGGACGCCTGAGTTTTGAATTTAAACGCTGCCTGAGCCGTTTGCAGGAAATGCAGTCCCATGATTACCTGGCAAAAGAGCATTTGCCTTAA
- a CDS encoding methyl-accepting chemotaxis protein gives MKLKKKLTSTFLLIALIPTLALGIISCYTASSALTAQAFSQLVSVREIKKSQISSYFAERKNNIEMLPGAIDRMLDSTSPSTQINSAHEHHGYFENFINTYGYYDLFLIDHTGEIFYTVTREADYQTNLVSGAYKDSGLGRLFKQVSSTKQFAMADFSRYAPSNNAPAGFIALPFTTAPGQTLVVALQLSIDSINRVMQQREGMGESGESYLVGSDLLMRSDSYLDPNGHSVSASFAGDIQNNGVDTRAAQLAIKGETGNNIITDYNGNPVLSAYSPLDIYGARWAILSEIDVTEAFAPVYRLYWTLFFVVLSAIIAIIALALVMSKSILRPLAAEPKEMRHIAETISGGDLTIAFEQNRENASVYGAMKKMTLELKHMVGEIVHNSINLASLSQQTSASSLQSTESLQEQQGSIEQIATAIEQMAMSIHDVAGNTSSVATSTASARSQSGEASEKLNQAIRDLNHLDNEIIQTSAVIQGLADNSVEIGLVLEVIRGIAEQTNLLALNAAIEAARAGEQGRGFAVVADEVRTLASKTQESTQNIESMISKLQSAASEAVNAIATSHAIAEQTIGNTDLAARSVDKMNDEMGTITEMAEAIASAVEQQSSVSTEISQNISTISQVAYENAASAGQVSAASEEISTISSTLNQLSLKFKVS, from the coding sequence ATGAAATTAAAAAAGAAGTTAACCAGCACCTTTTTATTAATCGCCTTAATTCCAACCTTAGCCCTGGGTATCATCAGTTGCTATACCGCCAGCTCAGCCCTGACGGCCCAGGCATTTTCCCAGCTAGTTTCGGTACGGGAGATTAAGAAGTCACAAATATCCAGCTACTTTGCCGAGCGCAAAAATAATATTGAGATGCTGCCCGGTGCCATTGACAGAATGCTGGACAGCACATCCCCTTCAACCCAGATCAACTCCGCTCATGAGCATCACGGTTACTTCGAAAATTTTATCAACACCTATGGCTACTATGATCTGTTTTTAATCGATCACACCGGTGAGATCTTCTATACCGTTACCCGGGAAGCCGACTACCAGACCAACCTGGTTTCGGGGGCTTATAAAGACTCAGGGCTGGGGCGGCTGTTTAAACAGGTAAGCAGCACAAAACAATTTGCCATGGCCGACTTTAGCCGCTATGCCCCCAGCAATAACGCACCGGCAGGTTTTATCGCCTTGCCCTTTACCACCGCCCCGGGACAAACACTGGTGGTGGCGCTGCAGTTATCCATCGACAGTATCAACCGGGTAATGCAACAACGCGAAGGCATGGGAGAAAGCGGCGAAAGTTACTTAGTGGGCAGTGATTTATTAATGCGCTCTGACTCCTACCTGGATCCAAACGGCCACTCGGTCTCCGCCTCTTTCGCCGGCGACATCCAAAACAACGGCGTAGACACCCGGGCAGCACAACTGGCCATCAAGGGTGAAACCGGCAATAACATCATTACCGACTATAACGGTAATCCCGTGCTGTCGGCGTACAGCCCGCTGGACATTTATGGCGCCCGCTGGGCAATTTTATCGGAAATTGATGTTACCGAAGCCTTTGCCCCGGTTTACCGGCTTTACTGGACCCTGTTTTTTGTCGTGCTAAGCGCCATTATCGCCATCATTGCCCTGGCCCTGGTGATGTCAAAGTCCATTTTACGCCCGCTGGCGGCCGAACCCAAGGAAATGCGACATATAGCAGAAACCATCTCAGGCGGCGATTTAACGATAGCATTTGAGCAAAACAGGGAAAACGCCAGTGTCTATGGTGCGATGAAAAAAATGACCCTGGAGTTAAAACATATGGTCGGTGAAATTGTCCATAACAGCATTAACCTGGCCAGCCTGTCGCAGCAAACCAGTGCCTCAAGCCTGCAGTCAACCGAGTCCTTACAGGAACAACAAGGCAGCATAGAGCAAATCGCCACCGCCATAGAGCAAATGGCGATGAGTATCCATGATGTTGCCGGCAATACCTCATCGGTTGCCACTTCAACCGCAAGTGCCCGGAGTCAGTCGGGGGAAGCGTCGGAAAAACTGAACCAGGCCATCCGGGATTTAAATCACCTGGATAATGAAATTATTCAAACCAGTGCCGTCATTCAGGGGCTGGCGGATAATTCCGTGGAAATAGGTTTAGTGTTGGAAGTGATCCGCGGTATTGCCGAACAAACCAATTTACTGGCGCTTAATGCCGCCATAGAAGCGGCAAGGGCCGGAGAGCAGGGCCGCGGTTTTGCCGTGGTTGCCGATGAAGTACGTACTCTGGCCTCAAAAACCCAGGAGTCCACGCAAAATATCGAGTCGATGATCTCTAAATTGCAAAGTGCGGCTTCAGAAGCGGTCAATGCCATTGCCACCAGTCACGCCATTGCCGAGCAAACCATAGGCAACACGGATCTCGCCGCCCGCTCGGTGGATAAAATGAATGACGAAATGGGCACTATTACCGAAATGGCCGAAGCCATTGCCAGCGCCGTTGAGCAGCAATCCTCTGTCTCCACCGAAATCAGCCAGAATATCAGCACCATCAGCCAGGTGGCTTATGAAAATGCTGCCAGTGCCGGCCAGGTCTCCGCCGCCAGTGAAGAAATCAGCACCATTTCCTCCACCTTGAATCAACTGAGCCTGAAATTTAAAGTCAGTTAA
- a CDS encoding YhcB family protein — translation MTLITGLISLLVGALGGFFIGKTFSKSNKENQKLAQQVNQNEEALTQYKNDVAEHLDNSSKLLEQMHATCQTAMKQMAESTKLLQQATPTEKEAMPFFSKETQEQLAQTANLRHQKREDKAEAVITEAPLDYSGNPSGLFDDKKQSVTNAD, via the coding sequence ATGACTCTAATAACAGGATTGATCTCACTTTTGGTCGGCGCTTTAGGCGGTTTTTTTATCGGTAAAACTTTTTCAAAGTCCAACAAAGAAAATCAAAAACTTGCCCAGCAGGTAAATCAAAATGAAGAAGCATTGACCCAATATAAAAACGATGTCGCCGAACATCTGGACAATTCCAGCAAATTGCTGGAACAAATGCATGCCACGTGCCAGACGGCCATGAAGCAAATGGCGGAAAGCACAAAATTGCTGCAGCAGGCAACCCCGACGGAAAAAGAAGCCATGCCCTTTTTCTCCAAAGAAACCCAGGAGCAACTGGCGCAAACCGCAAACCTGCGTCATCAAAAAAGGGAAGACAAAGCCGAAGCAGTCATTACCGAAGCCCCGCTGGATTATTCCGGCAACCCAAGCGGTCTTTTTGACGACAAGAAACAAAGTGTTACAAATGCCGACTAG
- a CDS encoding uracil-DNA glycosylase family protein produces the protein MNELERLKQEIRRCSLCEPELPLGANPVIRGNQSAKILVAGQAPGIKVHKTSIPFNDASGVRLRQWLGINETVFYDEDQVAIVPMGFCYPGTGKSGDLPPRAECVKTWHRQLLALLPDIELILVIGQYAQNYHLKNRQKKNLTETVRAWQEYAPGIIPLPHPSPRNNIWLRRNPWFEQQVLPYIRGRVNELVSRP, from the coding sequence ATGAATGAATTGGAACGGCTTAAGCAAGAGATACGCCGCTGCAGCTTGTGTGAGCCTGAACTCCCCCTGGGGGCAAACCCCGTGATCCGGGGGAATCAAAGTGCAAAAATCCTGGTGGCAGGGCAAGCGCCCGGTATTAAGGTGCATAAAACCTCGATCCCCTTTAACGATGCCAGCGGTGTTCGCCTGCGGCAATGGCTGGGGATAAACGAAACGGTTTTTTATGATGAAGACCAAGTAGCCATAGTGCCCATGGGATTTTGTTATCCCGGCACGGGCAAAAGCGGAGACTTGCCGCCCAGGGCCGAATGCGTAAAAACCTGGCACCGGCAGCTGCTTGCTTTGTTGCCTGATATTGAATTGATCCTGGTGATAGGCCAGTACGCACAAAACTACCATCTTAAAAACCGGCAAAAAAAGAACCTGACCGAAACCGTCAGGGCCTGGCAGGAATACGCCCCCGGTATCATACCTTTACCACACCCCAGTCCGCGCAATAATATCTGGCTGCGACGTAATCCCTGGTTTGAACAGCAAGTGCTGCCCTATATCAGGGGTCGGGTAAATGAGCTCGTCAGCCGTCCCTGA
- the petA gene encoding ubiquinol-cytochrome c reductase iron-sulfur subunit, with protein sequence MSNAPVNNGRRRFLTAATSVVGGVGAVGVAVPFIASWNPSAKAKAAGAPVEVNVGKIEPGQLIRAEWRGKPVYVVRRTEKTVSELSNHEDQLRDPSSEEPQQPAYATNTHRSIKPEFLVALGVCTHLGCAPTYHKGDFGEQVEGVSDGFFCPCHGSKFDMAGRVFQGVPAPLNLVVPEHSFIDDDTLLVGVGQGEA encoded by the coding sequence ATGAGCAATGCGCCTGTGAATAACGGCCGTCGACGCTTTTTAACCGCTGCTACTTCGGTAGTCGGTGGTGTCGGCGCTGTCGGTGTGGCTGTGCCTTTCATTGCTTCCTGGAACCCCAGCGCCAAGGCGAAAGCTGCCGGTGCTCCAGTAGAAGTGAATGTTGGTAAGATAGAACCCGGTCAGCTGATCCGTGCTGAGTGGCGTGGTAAGCCGGTTTATGTTGTCCGTCGTACCGAAAAGACTGTCAGCGAACTGAGCAATCACGAAGACCAATTACGTGATCCTTCGTCAGAAGAGCCGCAACAGCCTGCATATGCAACCAATACGCACCGTTCAATCAAGCCGGAATTTTTGGTGGCTTTAGGTGTTTGTACTCACTTAGGTTGTGCTCCAACTTACCACAAAGGCGACTTTGGCGAGCAGGTTGAAGGGGTTAGCGACGGTTTCTTCTGTCCTTGTCACGGTTCTAAATTTGATATGGCCGGCCGGGTTTTCCAGGGCGTTCCTGCACCGCTTAACTTAGTGGTTCCTGAGCACTCATTTATTGATGACGATACCTTGCTAGTAGGTGTTGGACAAGGAGAAGCCTAA
- a CDS encoding substrate-binding periplasmic protein: MRLFPVLFLSLMLGFPLAGKELLIGVENINYYPISAMRHGQYAGFSRDVLDAFAERYGHNIIYKAYPVKSLFGAYLAGQVDFKFPDNSGWAQESKHKRIITYSQAVLESIDGVMVYPHAQGRGLGALKRLGTIVGFTRFAYLDAIAAGKVKRHEHESLDGLMKLVKSNYVDGVYSNIFVTRYFLKNSSYGSQYIVFDKTLPYEMTGYALSSFKSPERLKPILLNI, translated from the coding sequence ATGAGACTTTTCCCTGTATTGTTCTTAAGCCTGATGTTGGGCTTCCCCCTTGCCGGCAAAGAGTTGCTGATCGGTGTTGAAAATATCAATTATTACCCTATTTCCGCGATGCGCCATGGTCAATATGCGGGGTTTTCCCGGGATGTGCTGGATGCCTTTGCCGAACGTTATGGCCATAACATTATTTATAAAGCGTATCCGGTGAAAAGCCTGTTTGGCGCTTATCTGGCAGGCCAGGTGGATTTTAAATTTCCCGATAATAGTGGCTGGGCCCAGGAGAGCAAACATAAAAGGATCATTACCTATAGCCAGGCGGTACTGGAGTCGATTGATGGCGTGATGGTTTACCCCCATGCCCAGGGGCGCGGTTTAGGAGCCCTGAAAAGACTGGGCACCATAGTCGGTTTTACCCGCTTTGCCTACCTGGATGCGATAGCGGCCGGCAAGGTGAAGCGGCATGAGCATGAAAGTTTGGATGGTTTGATGAAACTGGTGAAGTCTAATTATGTTGACGGGGTTTATAGCAATATTTTCGTGACCCGCTATTTCCTGAAGAACTCATCTTATGGCAGCCAGTATATTGTTTTTGACAAGACCCTGCCTTATGAAATGACCGGCTATGCTTTGTCCAGCTTTAAGTCTCCGGAGCGGCTTAAACCAATTTTATTAAATATCTAA
- a CDS encoding trypsin-like peptidase domain-containing protein, whose translation MLAVVLLLLIPELRNNTLALWKIIPEPNNQPAALSYAKAVSLAGPAVVNIYTRDIQSAPNYGEYPTSNVRLGSGVIMDSQGYILTNFHVVQNANLISVWLQNGQQFAAELIGYDIYTDLAVLKVEAVNLPVIPQKTDLKSFAGDVVLAIGNPLNLGQTVTQGIISATGRNGLSNTSYLEFLQMDAAINEGNSGGALINSNGDLVGINSRQFSNPQLNIQGIFFAVPYQLAKKVMEKIISHGRVTRGWLGVVANRYINEFKGFIIDQVTPGSPAYKAGLLPGDIVYQIGEQQINSITHALDIVAETKPNTSLMFKVYRQKRQLDIPVTIIEYNQILNK comes from the coding sequence ATGCTTGCCGTTGTCCTGTTGCTGCTGATTCCTGAACTGAGGAACAATACCCTGGCGTTATGGAAAATCATTCCAGAACCAAACAATCAGCCGGCGGCACTTTCCTATGCAAAAGCCGTGAGTCTGGCCGGTCCGGCGGTAGTAAACATTTACACCCGGGATATTCAGAGCGCCCCGAATTATGGCGAGTACCCCACCAGTAATGTCCGTTTGGGCTCCGGGGTGATCATGGACAGCCAGGGTTATATCCTGACCAACTTCCATGTGGTGCAAAATGCGAATTTAATTTCCGTCTGGCTGCAAAACGGCCAGCAATTTGCCGCCGAACTTATCGGTTATGATATCTATACCGATTTGGCGGTATTAAAAGTAGAAGCGGTCAACCTGCCGGTGATCCCGCAAAAGACAGATTTAAAATCCTTTGCCGGCGATGTCGTCCTGGCCATAGGCAATCCGTTAAACTTGGGGCAAACGGTTACCCAGGGCATTATCAGCGCTACCGGCCGTAACGGCCTGAGCAATACCAGCTACCTGGAATTTTTGCAGATGGATGCCGCGATCAATGAAGGCAACTCCGGCGGCGCGTTAATCAACAGCAACGGCGACCTGGTGGGCATCAACTCCCGTCAGTTCTCCAACCCCCAGCTCAATATCCAGGGGATCTTTTTTGCCGTGCCCTATCAGCTGGCCAAAAAAGTGATGGAGAAAATAATTTCTCACGGCCGGGTAACCCGCGGCTGGTTAGGGGTGGTTGCCAATCGTTACATCAATGAATTTAAAGGTTTTATTATAGACCAGGTCACCCCGGGCAGTCCGGCCTATAAAGCCGGGTTATTGCCGGGCGATATCGTCTACCAGATAGGGGAACAGCAAATCAACAGTATTACCCATGCCCTGGATATAGTTGCGGAAACCAAACCCAACACCAGTTTGATGTTTAAGGTCTATCGCCAGAAGCGCCAGCTTGATATCCCGGTTACTATCATAGAATACAACCAGATACTGAATAAATAA
- a CDS encoding substrate-binding periplasmic protein, with protein MMYSLLVRTFSTPPWNLLLVALPLTVSAFTSKADDKTLHFGIDSWPPFTIVKAGSISGIDIEVIRVIANTLKLELKLVPCPFKRCLRMMENGELDMLGSLQKNRDRQLYMHYIEPSYYAANKAFYTLKATPFTIEKYQDLRQYTIGVTLGHKNNPRFDQDTKISKFAAVNTAQLSGLLMKKRIDAFLSVDVYSDYYLLQNNLSQYIKKSPFYFEGTLGYFALSKASGLTKHLREFNRVLEEMKKNGEIDRIIKEVLNKHSVVKAPLP; from the coding sequence ATGATGTATTCTTTGCTTGTTCGAACATTCAGCACTCCCCCCTGGAACCTGCTGCTCGTTGCCCTGCCATTAACCGTAAGCGCATTTACCTCAAAAGCAGACGACAAAACACTCCATTTCGGGATTGACTCCTGGCCCCCCTTCACCATAGTGAAAGCAGGCAGCATCAGCGGTATCGATATAGAAGTGATCCGTGTCATTGCAAACACATTAAAACTGGAGTTAAAGTTGGTACCATGCCCCTTTAAACGTTGCCTGCGCATGATGGAAAACGGCGAACTCGATATGCTGGGTTCTTTACAAAAAAACCGGGACCGGCAACTGTATATGCACTATATAGAACCCAGCTATTATGCCGCCAACAAGGCCTTTTACACATTAAAGGCAACCCCTTTCACCATTGAGAAATATCAGGATTTACGGCAATACACCATAGGGGTCACCTTAGGGCATAAAAACAACCCAAGATTTGACCAGGATACGAAAATTTCAAAGTTTGCAGCCGTTAATACCGCCCAGCTGTCGGGGCTACTGATGAAAAAAAGGATCGATGCTTTCCTGAGTGTTGATGTCTATTCAGACTACTACCTGTTACAAAACAACCTTAGCCAATACATCAAAAAATCCCCCTTCTACTTCGAGGGAACCTTAGGTTATTTCGCTTTATCCAAGGCATCCGGATTGACAAAACACCTCAGGGAGTTCAACCGGGTATTGGAAGAAATGAAGAAAAATGGAGAAATTGACCGTATTATCAAAGAGGTATTAAACAAGCACAGTGTAGTAAAAGCACCTTTACCCTGA
- a CDS encoding Do family serine endopeptidase → MKKLSILVSAALFSGTLALSSAPAYANLPLAVGGQTMPSLAPMLEQATPAVVSISVKGTHEVEQRVPDAFKFFFGNPRRSQPQERPFRALGSGVIIDSDKGYVVTNNHVVDEADEIVVTLKDGRQIEAKKLGSDKASDIAILQIEAEDLTDIKLADSDALRIGDFTVAIGNPFGLGQTVTSGIVSALGRSGLNIENYEDFIQTDAAINSGNSGGALVNLRGELIGINTAIIGPNGGNVGIGFAIPSNMMNNLAKQIIEFGEVRRGILGVTGRSVNGDIAKAMELETNQGGFVEQVVSGSAAEEAGIMAGDVITKVNGKKVKTFQELKAKIGSIGAGKEVEITVIRGDGDEKDFTVKLKKSDTANVEAASIHRMLEGAELENNNEGNGVLVKDLAENSPAQIIGLKSGDIINGINRKRIKNIAELRNYLKNPKGVMALNVIRGNSQLYLMIR, encoded by the coding sequence ATGAAAAAACTGTCAATTTTAGTCAGCGCAGCATTATTTTCAGGCACCCTTGCCCTTTCAAGCGCACCTGCTTATGCCAATTTACCTTTAGCCGTCGGCGGTCAAACCATGCCTTCTCTCGCCCCGATGCTGGAGCAGGCAACCCCCGCAGTCGTTAGCATTTCAGTCAAAGGGACCCATGAGGTCGAGCAAAGAGTACCCGACGCCTTTAAATTTTTCTTCGGCAATCCGCGCCGGAGCCAGCCGCAAGAGCGCCCGTTCAGGGCTTTGGGCTCGGGGGTTATTATTGACTCAGATAAGGGTTATGTCGTCACCAACAACCATGTGGTGGATGAAGCCGATGAGATCGTAGTGACACTGAAAGACGGCCGCCAGATAGAAGCAAAAAAACTAGGCTCAGACAAGGCAAGCGATATTGCCATTTTACAAATTGAGGCCGAAGATCTCACCGATATCAAACTGGCAGACTCCGACGCTCTGCGTATCGGTGATTTTACCGTGGCTATCGGCAACCCCTTTGGCTTAGGACAAACCGTGACCTCAGGTATCGTCAGTGCCCTGGGGCGCAGCGGCTTGAATATCGAAAATTACGAAGATTTTATTCAAACCGATGCCGCCATCAACAGCGGTAATTCAGGCGGCGCCCTGGTCAACCTCAGGGGCGAACTGATCGGTATCAATACCGCCATCATAGGCCCGAACGGCGGTAATGTCGGCATCGGCTTTGCCATTCCCAGCAATATGATGAATAACCTTGCCAAACAAATCATTGAGTTTGGCGAAGTGCGCCGCGGCATCCTGGGAGTAACCGGCCGTAGCGTCAACGGCGACATCGCCAAGGCCATGGAGCTGGAAACCAACCAGGGGGGCTTTGTTGAGCAGGTAGTTTCAGGCTCTGCCGCCGAAGAAGCCGGCATTATGGCGGGTGATGTCATCACTAAGGTCAACGGCAAGAAAGTGAAAACCTTCCAGGAATTAAAAGCTAAAATCGGCTCCATCGGCGCCGGTAAAGAGGTAGAAATTACCGTGATCCGCGGTGACGGTGATGAAAAAGACTTTACCGTTAAACTGAAAAAATCGGATACCGCCAATGTTGAAGCTGCCAGCATCCATAGAATGCTAGAGGGTGCCGAGCTGGAGAACAACAATGAAGGTAACGGTGTCCTGGTAAAAGATCTCGCCGAGAACAGCCCGGCGCAGATCATCGGTTTAAAATCCGGCGATATTATTAACGGCATTAACCGTAAACGCATCAAAAATATTGCCGAACTGCGCAATTACCTGAAAAACCCGAAAGGGGTGATGGCACTGAATGTGATTCGCGGTAACAGCCAGCTATACCTGATGATACGCTAG
- the rpsI gene encoding 30S ribosomal protein S9: protein MADNQYYGTGRRKSSTARVFMKAGNGTITINKRDISEYFGRETARMVVRQPLELVEMLEKFNFNITVSGGGISGQAGAIRHGITRALMEYDESFRSDLRKAGFVTRDARKVERKKVGLHKARKRPQFSKR, encoded by the coding sequence ATGGCTGATAATCAATATTACGGTACTGGTCGTCGCAAGAGCTCAACTGCTCGTGTGTTCATGAAAGCTGGTAACGGTACCATCACTATTAACAAGCGTGACATTTCTGAGTACTTCGGTCGTGAAACTGCTCGTATGGTTGTTCGTCAGCCATTAGAGTTAGTTGAAATGTTAGAGAAATTCAACTTCAACATCACAGTATCTGGTGGTGGTATTTCCGGTCAAGCCGGTGCTATCCGTCACGGTATCACTCGTGCATTGATGGAGTACGACGAGTCTTTCCGCAGCGATCTGCGTAAAGCCGGTTTCGTTACCCGTGATGCTCGTAAAGTTGAACGTAAGAAGGTTGGTTTACACAAAGCACGTAAACGTCCACAATTCTCAAAACGTTAA
- the rplM gene encoding 50S ribosomal protein L13, producing the protein MKTFVAKPESVQREWFVVDAEGKTLGRIATEIASRLRGKHKPEYTPHVDTGDYVVVVNAEKVKVTGNKAKGKIYYSHTEFPGGLKQISFEKLIEKAPERALEFAVKGMLPKGPLGRDMYRKLKVYAGPEHKHAAQQPQVWEL; encoded by the coding sequence ATGAAAACTTTTGTAGCAAAACCAGAAAGCGTACAACGCGAATGGTTTGTAGTGGACGCCGAAGGTAAAACTTTAGGTCGTATCGCTACTGAAATTGCAAGCCGTTTACGTGGTAAGCATAAGCCAGAATACACTCCTCATGTTGATACCGGCGACTACGTTGTTGTTGTTAATGCTGAGAAAGTAAAAGTAACTGGTAACAAAGCGAAAGGTAAAATTTACTACTCGCACACTGAATTCCCAGGTGGTCTTAAGCAAATCAGCTTTGAAAAGCTGATTGAAAAAGCCCCTGAGCGTGCTCTTGAGTTCGCTGTTAAAGGCATGTTACCTAAAGGTCCTTTAGGCCGTGACATGTACCGTAAACTAAAAGTGTATGCTGGTCCTGAGCACAAGCATGCTGCACAACAACCACAAGTTTGGGAGCTGTAA